The following proteins are co-located in the Malus sylvestris chromosome 13, drMalSylv7.2, whole genome shotgun sequence genome:
- the LOC126596043 gene encoding 1-aminocyclopropane-1-carboxylate oxidase homolog 1-like isoform X1, which yields MAATNTNYDRKSELKAFDDTKEGVKGLVDAGITVIPRIFHHPPKLDDNLDSEASSQFSIPVIDLQGLELGSPTKRKEIVAKVAEASEAWGFFQIANHGIPVDVLEEMKNGARGFFEQDTQVKKELYTRDHSRPVLHNTNFDLFSAPAATWRDSFGIYMAPNPPKPEDLPEICRDVLVDYSKQVMKLGKLLLELLSEALGLKPSHLNDIGCSEGLVLVSNYYPACPQPELTMGTAKHGDGTFLTILLRDHIGGLQVLPQNKWINVPPAPGALVVNIGDLLQLISNDRFKSVQHRVLANRVGPRVSIASFFFTGMLPSTKLFGPIKELLSEDNPPKYRETTVRDYLAYVHHKGHDGTSALSQFKL from the exons ATGGCAGCTACCAACACAAATTACGATCGCAAAAGTGAACTAAAAGCTTTTGATGACACAAAAGAAGGTGTTAAAGGCCTTGTTGATGCTGGCATAACGGTAATTCCTAGAATATTTCATCACCCGCCTAAGTTGGATGACAACCTCGATTCAGAAGCCAGCAGCCAGTTTAGCATTCCGGTCATAGATCTTCAAGGCCTTGAACTCGGTAGTCCAACAAAGCGCAAGGAGATTGTTGCGAAAGTTGCAGAGGCATCGGAGGCTTGGGGATTTTTTCAGATTGCAAATCATGGAATACCTGTTGATGTTTTGGAGGAGATGAAGAATGGGGCACGTGGGTTTTTTGAGCAAGACACTCAGGTGAAGAAGGAGCTTTATACTCGTGATCACTCCAGACCTGTGTTGCACAATACCAACTTCGATCTGTTTAGTGCACCGGCAGCTACTTGGAGGGATAGTTTTGGGATTTACATGGCTCCTAATCCTCCTAAGCCGGAAGACTTGCCAGAAATATgcag GGACGTACTGGTTGATTATTCGAAGCAAGTAATGAAGTTGGGGAAGTTGCTGTTGGAGTTGTTGTCCGAGGCTCTTGGCCTAAAGCCAAGTCACTTGAATGACATAGGTTGCAGTGAGGGGCTTGTGCTTGTAAGCAATTACTATCCTGCTTGTCCACAGCCAGAATTGACAATGGGCACCGCCAAGCACGGCGACGGTACCTTCCTTACAATCCTTCTGCGAGATCATATTGGTGGTCTCCAAGTTCTTCCTCAGAACAAGTGGATTAATGTTCCTCCTGCGCCTGGGGCTCTTGTGGTTAACATTGGGGATCTTCTACAG CTCATATCAAATGATAGATTCAAGAGCGTGCAACACAGAGTATTAGCAAACCGTGTAGGCCCAAGAGTATCCATTGCGAGCTTTTTCTTCACCGGTATGTTGCCGTCGACAAAACTCTTTGGACCGATCAAAGAGCTATTATCAGAAGACAATCCTCCAAAGTATAGAGAGACCACTGTGAGGGATTACCTTGCTTACGTCCATCACAAAGGCCATGATGGCACATCTGCCCTGTCTCAATTCAAGCTTTAA
- the LOC126596043 gene encoding 1-aminocyclopropane-1-carboxylate oxidase homolog 1-like isoform X2 produces MAATNTNYDRKSELKAFDDTKEGVKGLVDAGITVIPRIFHHPPKLDDNLDSEASSQFSIPVIDLQGLELGSPTKRKEIVAKVAEASEAWGFFQIANHGIPVDVLEEMKNGARGFFEQDTQVKKELYTRDHSRPVLHNTNFDLFSAPAATWRDSFGIYMAPNPPKPEDLPEICRDVLVDYSKQVMKLGKLLLELLSEALGLKPSHLNDIGCSEGLVLVSNYYPACPQPELTMGTAKHGDGTFLTILLRDHIGGLQVLPQNKWINVPPAPGALVVNIGDLLQLNWGFSSYQMIDSRACNTEY; encoded by the exons ATGGCAGCTACCAACACAAATTACGATCGCAAAAGTGAACTAAAAGCTTTTGATGACACAAAAGAAGGTGTTAAAGGCCTTGTTGATGCTGGCATAACGGTAATTCCTAGAATATTTCATCACCCGCCTAAGTTGGATGACAACCTCGATTCAGAAGCCAGCAGCCAGTTTAGCATTCCGGTCATAGATCTTCAAGGCCTTGAACTCGGTAGTCCAACAAAGCGCAAGGAGATTGTTGCGAAAGTTGCAGAGGCATCGGAGGCTTGGGGATTTTTTCAGATTGCAAATCATGGAATACCTGTTGATGTTTTGGAGGAGATGAAGAATGGGGCACGTGGGTTTTTTGAGCAAGACACTCAGGTGAAGAAGGAGCTTTATACTCGTGATCACTCCAGACCTGTGTTGCACAATACCAACTTCGATCTGTTTAGTGCACCGGCAGCTACTTGGAGGGATAGTTTTGGGATTTACATGGCTCCTAATCCTCCTAAGCCGGAAGACTTGCCAGAAATATgcag GGACGTACTGGTTGATTATTCGAAGCAAGTAATGAAGTTGGGGAAGTTGCTGTTGGAGTTGTTGTCCGAGGCTCTTGGCCTAAAGCCAAGTCACTTGAATGACATAGGTTGCAGTGAGGGGCTTGTGCTTGTAAGCAATTACTATCCTGCTTGTCCACAGCCAGAATTGACAATGGGCACCGCCAAGCACGGCGACGGTACCTTCCTTACAATCCTTCTGCGAGATCATATTGGTGGTCTCCAAGTTCTTCCTCAGAACAAGTGGATTAATGTTCCTCCTGCGCCTGGGGCTCTTGTGGTTAACATTGGGGATCTTCTACAG TTGAATTGGGGTTTCAGCTCATATCAAATGATAGATTCAAGAGCGTGCAACACAGAGTATTAG
- the LOC126596042 gene encoding 1-aminocyclopropane-1-carboxylate oxidase homolog 1-like, protein MVATITNDDRKSEVKAFDDTKEGVKGLVDAGITEVPRIFHQPPELDDHYIKNSSSDSEASQFSIPVIDLQGLELDSPTKRNEIVAKVGEASETWGFFQIANHGIPVDVLEEIKDGVRGFFEQDTEVKKELYTRDPLKPLVYNSNFDLYSAPATNWRDTFLCYVAPNPTKPEDLPQVCRDILVEYSKHVMKLGKLLFELLSEALGLKPSRLNDMDCSEGLLILGHYYPSCPQPELTMGTSKHADNDFLTVLLQDHIGGLQVLHQRKWVDVPPVPGALVVNIGDLLQLISNDRFKSIQHRVQANCVGPRISVASFFCTGMLPSTKLYGPIKELVSEDNPPKYKETTVRDYVAYFNNKGLDGTSALSHFKL, encoded by the exons ATGGTAGCTACCATCACAAATGACGACCGGAAAAGTGAAGTAAAAGCTTTTGATGACACCAAAGAAGGAGTTAAAGGCCTCGTTGATGCGGGAATAACCGAGGTTCCTAGAATTTTTCATCAACCTCCGGAGTTGGATGATCACTACATCAAAAATTCCAGCTCTGATTCAGAAGCCAGCCAGTTTAGCATTCCAGTCATAGACCTTCAAGGCCTTGAACTTGATAGTCCAACTAAACGCAACGAGATTGTTGCGAAAGTCGGAGAGGCGTCAGAGACGTGGGGCTTTTTCCAAATTGCCAATCATGGAATACCTGTTGATGTTCTGGAGGAGATTAAAGATGGGGTACGTGGGTTTTTTGAACAAGACACTGAAGTGAAGAAGGAGCTTTACACTCGTGATCCCCTTAAACCTTTGGTCTACAATAGCAACTTCGATCTTTACAGTGCACCGGCCACTAATTGGAGGGATACTTTTTTGTGTTATGTGGCTCCTAATCCTACAAAGCCAGAAGACTTGCCACAAGTATGCAG AGACATACTAGTTGAATATTCAAAGCATGTAATGAAGTTGGGGAAGTTGTTGTTCGAGTTGTTATCGGAGGCTCTTGGCCTAAAGCCAAGTCGCTTGAATGACATGGACTGTAGTGAGGGGCTTCTGATTCTAGGTCATTACTATCCTTCTTGTCCACAGCCAGAGTTGACTATGGGCACAAGCAAGCACGCCGACAATGACTTTCTCACAGTGCTTTTGCAAGATCATATTGGAGGTCTTCAAGTTCTTCATCAGAGAAAGTGGGTTGATGTTCCGCCTGTGCCTGGTGCTCTTGTGGTTAACATTGGAGACCTTTTACAG CTTATATCAAATGATAGATTCAAGAGCATACAACACAGGGTACAAGCAAACTGTGTAGGTCCAAGGATATCTGTTGCGAGCTTCTTCTGCACAGGGATGTTACCGTCAACAAAGCTCTATGGACCCATCAAGGAGTTAGTATCAGAAGACaatcctccaaagtataaggagACCACTGTGAGGGACTACGTTGCTTACTTTAACAACAAAGGCCTTGATGGCACATCTGCCTTGTCACATTTTAAGCTTTAA